The Microbacterium phyllosphaerae region GCGTATCTTCCGGGTGAGCAGGTCGTCGGCCTCGGGGCGCTGGTGCGCGTGGTCGAGACGCTCGCCGCGCGGCCGCAGGTGCAGGAGCGACTCGGCGAGCAGATCGCCGACACGATCGCCGAGCACCTCGACACCCGCGGCGTGCTGGTCGTGCTCGACGCGAGCCACGGCTGCGTCACGATGCGCGGCGGACGCCAGCCCGAGGCATCGACCCTGACCATCGCCGCGCGCGGTGAGTACACGGATGCCGTCGCGCGGGCAGAGCTCATCGCTCTCATCGGCGCATCATCCGGTTCTGGAGCGTCGCACGCATGACCGGCATCTGGGGCATCGTCAACGTCACCCCCGACTCGTTCAGCGACGGCGGGCGGTATCTCGACGTCGACCATGCTGTCGCGCACGGCCTGCGGCTGCGCGCCGAGGGAGCCACCGTGCTCGACATCGGTGGCGAGTCGACGAGGCCCGGTGCCGAGCGGGTGGGAACCGCGGAGGAGCAGAGGCGCGTGCTGCCCGTGATCGAGCGGCTGGCCGCCGAGGGCGTGCCCGTGAGCATCGACACGCTCAACGCGTCGACTGCCGCGGCCGCCGTGCGGGCCGGCGCGCGGATCGTGAACGACGTCTCCGGCGGCCTCGCCGACCCGGAGATGCTCGCGGCCGTCGCTGAGTCCGGCGCCGACTATGCGATCGGCCACTGGCGGGACTTCTCCGACGACATGTACGCCCACGCCGAGTACCGCCGTGCCGCCCGAGAAGTCGCGGGGGAGCTGCAGGAGCGCATGGGAGCCGCCGCCGCTGCCGGGATCGCCCCGTCTCGACTCATCGTCGATCCGGGCATCGGCTTCTCGAAGAAGGGCGGGCAGAACTGGAGCGTCCTTCGAGGACTCGACCAGATCGTCGCTCTGGGACCGCGCGTCCTCATCGGCACCTCCCGTAAGAGGTTCCTCGCCGAGACGCTCGGAGCCGACCCCGCCGAGGTCTCGGAAGCCCGCCGCGATCTCGCGACCGCCGTGACGAGCGCGCTGGCGGCGCGAGCGGGCGTCTGGGCGGTGCGGGTGCACGATGTCGGTGCCACACGCGATGCTCTCGCCATCGCGCACGCCTGGGAGGGTTAGAGCATGGATT contains the following coding sequences:
- the folP gene encoding dihydropteroate synthase, whose product is MTGIWGIVNVTPDSFSDGGRYLDVDHAVAHGLRLRAEGATVLDIGGESTRPGAERVGTAEEQRRVLPVIERLAAEGVPVSIDTLNASTAAAAVRAGARIVNDVSGGLADPEMLAAVAESGADYAIGHWRDFSDDMYAHAEYRRAAREVAGELQERMGAAAAAGIAPSRLIVDPGIGFSKKGGQNWSVLRGLDQIVALGPRVLIGTSRKRFLAETLGADPAEVSEARRDLATAVTSALAARAGVWAVRVHDVGATRDALAIAHAWEG
- the folE gene encoding GTP cyclohydrolase I: MSVDRARVERLTRELLEAIGEDPDRPGLKQTPSRMGELYAEFFAGVGEDAAAPLAHTISVARGPAPDTLPSGAVLLRDIRFRSVCEHHLLPFAGRAHIAYLPGEQVVGLGALVRVVETLAARPQVQERLGEQIADTIAEHLDTRGVLVVLDASHGCVTMRGGRQPEASTLTIAARGEYTDAVARAELIALIGASSGSGASHA